One genomic region from Quercus robur chromosome 4, dhQueRobu3.1, whole genome shotgun sequence encodes:
- the LOC126722991 gene encoding 14 kDa proline-rich protein DC2.15-like yields the protein MASKAIATMAFLLSLNLLFFTMATSTNVACPPPLKTPKHTPQHSQPNLPTNKPATCPKDTLKLGVCANLLNDLVHLVVGTPPKTPCCSLIQGLVDLEAAVCLCTAIKAKVLGINLNVPLSLSLLLNYCGKNVPKGFQCA from the coding sequence ATGGCTTCCAAGGCTATTGCAACCATGGCTTTTCTACTCTCTCTCAACCTTCTCTTTTTCACAATGGCCACTTCAACTAATGTCGCTTGCCCACCACCATTAAAGACTCCAAAACACACTCCACAACACTCACAACCCAACCTTCCTACTAATAAGCCAGCCACTTGCCCCAAGGACACCCTTAAGCTAGGGGTGTGTGCTAACTTGTTGAATGACTTGGTGCACCTTGTTGTGGGAACCCCACCAAAGACCCCTTGCTGCAGCCTCATCCAAGGTCTTGTTGATCTTGAGGCTGCTGTTTGTCTTTGCACTGCTATCAAGGCCAAGGTTCTAGGCATCAATCTTAATGTCCCCCTCTCTTTGAGCTTGCTATTGAATTATTGTGGAAAGAATGTACCAAAAGGCTTCCAATGTGCCTAA
- the LOC126722992 gene encoding 14 kDa proline-rich protein DC2.15-like produces the protein MASKAIATTAFLLSLNLLFFTMVTSTNVACPPPLKTPKHTPQHSQPNLPTNKPATCPKHTLKLGVCANLLNDLVHLVVGTPPKTPCCSLIQGLVDLEAAVCLCTAIKANVLGINLNVPLSLSLLLNYCGKNVPKGFQCA, from the coding sequence ATGGCTTCCAAGGCTATTGCAACCACGGCTTTTCTACTCTCTCTCAACCTTCTCTTTTTCACAATGGTCACTTCAACTAATGTCGCTTGCCCACCACCATTAAAGACTCCAAAACACACTCCACAACACTCACAACCCAACCTTCCTACTAATAAGCCGGCCACTTGCCCCAAGCACACCCTTAAGCTAGGGGTGTGTGCTAACTTGTTGAATGACTTGGTGCACCTTGTTGTGGGAACCCCACCAAAGACCCCTTGCTGCAGCCTCATCCAAGGTCTTGTTGATCTTGAGGCTGCTGTTTGTCTTTGCACTGCTATCAAGGCCAATGTTCTAGGCATCAATCTTAATGTCCCCCTCTCATTGAGCTTGCTATTGAATTATTGTGGAAAGAATGTACCAAAAGGCTTCCAATGTGCCTAA